A DNA window from Comamonas sp. 26 contains the following coding sequences:
- a CDS encoding DNA breaking-rejoining protein — protein sequence MTQAHSNYSTLGTPTSSYSGQITGNGVVQYGLDTRPHQQLTVQLNTNNPSSRINVIKDGSAKPLCQSSATQNTCSFRTEPDANYRVLVSLTPEAAQRGESARFTLTVAQGI from the coding sequence ATGACACAGGCGCACTCAAACTACAGCACACTTGGCACCCCCACGAGCAGCTACAGCGGCCAGATCACCGGCAATGGTGTCGTGCAATACGGGCTGGATACTCGGCCGCACCAGCAACTGACCGTTCAGCTCAACACCAACAACCCCAGCAGCCGCATCAATGTCATCAAGGACGGCTCTGCAAAACCGCTGTGCCAAAGCTCCGCCACCCAAAACACCTGCAGCTTTCGTACAGAGCCAGATGCAAATTACCGAGTGCTTGTCAGCCTGACACCCGAGGCCGCTCAGCGCGGCGAAAGCGCACGCTTTACGCTCACAGTCGCTCAGGGCATCTGA
- a CDS encoding ABC transporter substrate-binding protein has protein sequence MKSNRYMRKQLLFSGFLKRSVVTVMTGLVLGACSDHRSIDAVVSPAKAARVPLSIAVCDQPVAYDKVPQRAVVHGINLLEMFLALGLQDRLVGYGGLRDIQRLPKAMQPLLAQVPDLSSQGMNLETLLNAEPDFVFSGWSYGFRQGQITPASLQELGIASYVLSESCIRQVARERVSLEDTFNDLLNLGRIFDIEARAAALVNSQRAELQRITDALKGLTEKPKVFVFDSGTDIPVTTGRYAMPHAMIEAAGGSNIFDDLSSSWMRGNWEDVIARDPDWIVIVDNDRPVADGKRQFLLGKPELSQLKAIREQKFVLMEFSEATPGPRNVEATRRLAHALHPEKITQP, from the coding sequence ATGAAATCCAATAGATACATGCGCAAGCAGCTCCTGTTTTCTGGCTTCTTGAAACGGTCTGTCGTGACGGTGATGACCGGTCTGGTGCTTGGCGCTTGCTCTGACCATCGCTCCATCGATGCCGTTGTTTCGCCTGCCAAGGCAGCGCGCGTGCCTCTATCCATAGCGGTATGCGACCAGCCCGTGGCCTACGACAAAGTGCCGCAGCGCGCCGTTGTTCACGGCATCAATCTGCTGGAGATGTTTCTGGCGCTAGGGCTGCAGGATCGCCTCGTCGGTTACGGCGGCCTGCGCGATATCCAGCGCCTCCCCAAAGCCATGCAGCCGCTGCTGGCTCAAGTGCCAGATCTTTCCAGCCAGGGCATGAACCTTGAGACCTTGCTGAATGCCGAGCCCGATTTTGTCTTCAGCGGCTGGTCCTATGGCTTCAGGCAAGGGCAGATCACGCCTGCCAGCTTGCAGGAGCTGGGCATTGCCAGCTATGTGCTCAGCGAATCCTGCATCCGCCAGGTCGCACGCGAGCGCGTGTCGCTGGAGGACACCTTTAACGACCTGCTCAACCTGGGTCGTATTTTTGATATCGAAGCGCGGGCTGCTGCACTGGTCAACAGCCAGCGCGCCGAACTGCAGCGCATCACTGATGCACTCAAAGGCTTGACGGAAAAACCCAAGGTGTTTGTGTTTGACAGCGGCACCGATATTCCTGTGACGACGGGCCGCTACGCCATGCCACATGCCATGATCGAAGCGGCGGGCGGCAGCAATATTTTTGACGACCTCAGCAGCAGCTGGATGCGCGGCAACTGGGAAGACGTGATTGCGCGCGACCCGGACTGGATTGTCATCGTCGACAACGACAGGCCCGTGGCCGACGGTAAGCGCCAGTTTCTGCTCGGCAAGCCCGAGCTGTCCCAACTCAAGGCCATACGTGAGCAGAAATTCGTGCTGATGGAGTTCTCCGAAGCCACGCCAGGGCCACGCAATGTGGAGGCCACACGCAGGCTGGCACACGCTTTGCACCCCGAGAAGATCACGCAGCCATGA
- a CDS encoding SurA N-terminal domain-containing protein, with protein MFESIRKHSKFIMILLFLLIIPSFIFVGVNQNYFTESSQAVARVDGHDITQQDWDNAHRAESDRLRAQNPAMDAKLLDSPEARYATLEKLVRDRVLAAAANKMHLTTPDAQLVRTLREIPAIAALQKPDGSLDAEAYKALVGSQGMTPEGFEANLRRELALNQVLGGVTSSSFATDAQLQQAMNALYQRREIQVARFDAAAYASKVQPTEAELKAFYDAHTSQFKQAEAATVEYLQLDLAAVQQGIVLSEDDLRTYYKENAARLAGPEERRASHILINASKDMHAAEREKAKAKAAQLLAEVRKDPKSFAQLAKANSQDPGSAANGGDLGYFGRDAMVKPFEEAVFKMKEGEISDVIESDFGFHIIKLTGIKQPKVPSFEEMRPKLEADLKQQQAQRKFAEAAEAFTNGVYEQSDSLKPVAEKFKLTIHKAENVTREPAPGAQGPLANKRFLEALFSADSLENKRNTDAVELAPSTLVAGRVLNYSPAHTQSMDEVGEKLKQLYVVHQSAELAKQDAKAKMAEWKAKPETAQLPAAVEVGRDQAKGLPREVLDAALRAPTNALPAWEGVDLGNAGYAIIKINRIAERPAQDAQVIEQQKSQFTQWASMAEVMAYYEQLKKDFKVQIKVPRPQ; from the coding sequence ATGTTCGAATCCATCCGCAAGCATTCCAAGTTCATCATGATCTTGTTGTTCTTGCTGATTATTCCCTCTTTCATTTTTGTCGGGGTCAACCAGAACTACTTCACCGAATCCAGCCAGGCTGTGGCTCGTGTGGATGGTCATGACATTACCCAGCAAGATTGGGACAACGCTCACCGGGCTGAAAGTGATCGACTGCGTGCGCAGAATCCGGCCATGGATGCCAAGTTGCTTGATTCGCCAGAGGCGCGCTATGCGACGCTGGAGAAGCTGGTGCGTGATCGCGTGCTGGCGGCTGCTGCCAACAAGATGCACTTGACCACACCGGATGCGCAATTGGTGCGTACCTTGCGTGAGATTCCTGCGATTGCCGCTTTGCAAAAGCCCGATGGCTCTCTCGATGCAGAAGCCTATAAGGCCTTGGTGGGCTCGCAAGGCATGACACCCGAAGGCTTTGAGGCGAACCTGCGCCGTGAGCTGGCTCTCAACCAGGTGCTGGGCGGCGTGACGTCGAGCAGCTTTGCGACGGATGCACAGCTTCAGCAAGCGATGAACGCTCTGTATCAGCGTCGCGAAATTCAGGTGGCGCGCTTTGATGCTGCCGCCTATGCGAGCAAGGTGCAGCCTACCGAAGCTGAACTCAAGGCCTTCTACGACGCACACACAAGCCAGTTCAAGCAAGCAGAAGCAGCCACTGTGGAATACCTGCAGCTGGATCTGGCTGCAGTGCAGCAAGGCATTGTGCTCAGCGAAGACGATCTGCGCACCTATTACAAGGAAAACGCAGCGCGTCTGGCCGGCCCTGAAGAACGCCGTGCCAGCCACATCTTGATCAACGCTAGCAAGGATATGCATGCTGCTGAGCGTGAAAAAGCCAAAGCCAAGGCTGCGCAATTGCTGGCTGAAGTGCGTAAAGATCCCAAGAGCTTTGCACAGCTTGCAAAGGCTAACTCGCAGGATCCGGGCTCGGCAGCCAATGGCGGTGATCTGGGCTACTTTGGTCGCGATGCGATGGTCAAGCCGTTTGAGGAAGCTGTTTTCAAGATGAAGGAAGGCGAAATCAGCGATGTGATTGAGTCTGATTTTGGCTTTCACATCATCAAGCTCACAGGCATCAAGCAACCCAAGGTGCCATCGTTTGAAGAAATGCGTCCTAAGCTGGAAGCAGATCTCAAGCAGCAGCAGGCGCAGCGCAAGTTTGCAGAAGCTGCTGAAGCCTTCACCAATGGTGTGTATGAGCAGTCTGACAGCCTCAAGCCTGTGGCTGAGAAATTCAAGCTGACCATTCATAAGGCAGAAAATGTGACGCGAGAGCCTGCCCCTGGTGCGCAAGGACCCTTGGCAAACAAGCGTTTCCTGGAAGCATTGTTCTCGGCTGATTCGCTGGAAAACAAGCGCAATACCGATGCTGTGGAGCTGGCCCCAAGCACGCTGGTGGCCGGTCGTGTGCTGAACTACTCCCCTGCGCATACCCAATCTATGGATGAAGTGGGTGAGAAGCTCAAGCAACTCTATGTGGTTCATCAGTCTGCAGAACTGGCCAAGCAAGATGCCAAGGCCAAGATGGCCGAGTGGAAGGCTAAGCCTGAAACGGCTCAACTTCCTGCTGCGGTAGAAGTGGGGCGCGATCAGGCCAAGGGCCTGCCCCGTGAAGTGCTGGATGCAGCGCTGCGCGCTCCAACCAATGCGTTGCCTGCGTGGGAAGGTGTTGATCTGGGTAATGCTGGCTATGCCATCATCAAGATCAATCGCATTGCCGAGCGCCCAGCCCAAGATGCCCAGGTGATCGAGCAGCAGAAGTCGCAGTTCACGCAGTGGGCTTCCATGGCGGAAGTCATGGCCTACTATGAACAGTTGAAGAAGGACTTCAAGGTTCAGATCAAGGTGCCGCGTCCACAGTAA
- a CDS encoding bile acid:sodium symporter family protein: protein MSRPRFIPDNFTLALIATVIIASFLPASGKIAEYVELVTTAIVSLLFFLHGAKLSRQAILAGIGHWRLHLCIFIATFVMFPVLGLALRPLLSPLVTTEMYIGIIFLCTLPATVQSAIAFTSMARGNVPAAVCSASASTLLGILVTPILVSLLLNKNAEGGDALHAVGKIAMTLLLPFVIGHLMRPLIGGFLQRRASIIKLVDQGSILFVVYAAFSAAVISGLWKQTPIPALIGLTLVCCILLAVVLVVTTWGARRLGFNKEDEITLVFCGSKKSMVSGIPMANVLFPAASVGAIVLPLMLFHQIQLMVCAALAQRYAQRPQSTEENTEDTAIGA from the coding sequence ATGTCGCGCCCTCGTTTTATCCCCGATAACTTCACGCTGGCATTGATTGCCACCGTCATCATCGCCAGCTTTTTACCTGCCTCGGGCAAGATAGCCGAGTATGTAGAACTGGTCACCACAGCCATCGTCAGCCTGCTGTTCTTTCTGCACGGTGCCAAGCTTTCGCGCCAGGCGATTCTGGCAGGCATAGGCCACTGGCGACTGCATCTGTGCATCTTCATCGCCACCTTTGTCATGTTCCCAGTTCTGGGTCTGGCGCTGCGCCCGCTGCTCTCGCCCTTGGTCACTACCGAGATGTATATCGGCATCATCTTCCTCTGCACCCTGCCCGCCACAGTGCAATCTGCCATTGCCTTTACATCCATGGCGCGCGGCAATGTGCCGGCGGCGGTCTGTAGCGCTTCGGCCTCAACCTTGCTAGGCATTCTGGTTACACCCATTCTGGTCAGCTTGCTGCTCAATAAAAATGCCGAAGGCGGCGATGCGCTGCACGCCGTTGGCAAGATTGCGATGACGCTGCTGCTGCCCTTTGTCATTGGTCACTTGATGCGCCCCTTGATTGGCGGCTTTTTGCAGCGCCGCGCGTCCATCATCAAGCTGGTAGATCAGGGCTCGATTCTGTTTGTGGTCTACGCCGCATTCAGCGCTGCCGTCATTAGCGGCTTGTGGAAACAAACCCCCATTCCCGCGCTCATCGGCCTGACCCTGGTGTGTTGCATTTTGCTGGCAGTGGTGCTGGTCGTCACGACCTGGGGTGCACGTCGCCTTGGCTTTAACAAAGAAGATGAGATCACGCTGGTGTTTTGCGGCTCCAAAAAGAGCATGGTCAGTGGCATCCCCATGGCCAACGTGCTATTCCCCGCCGCATCGGTTGGTGCAATTGTGCTGCCGCTGATGCTATTCCACCAAATTCAGCTAATGGTCTGCGCTGCACTGGCCCAGCGCTATGCCCAGCGACCACAAAGCACCGAGGAAAACACAGAGGACACAGCCATTGGCGCTTGA
- a CDS encoding substrate-binding domain-containing protein, giving the protein MPGTTMTDVTKALGWQPRRLTQSRHGEASRMVALMSSMPYAVAGGPSRLGFMMEVASVAAGCALEQGMAMVLVPPLESGQRSLDFMSVDGVVLIEPAANDKLLMELTARGLPVVSIGKPGGHRFNTVPYVDLRPGDSVQHLLEHLQAQGARQIAMILGAAERDSYAQAEVAYQHMAHAMEMEHMVLRVDEALGEAGGGDAARHLLASYPQIDALLVLVDVLAVGVMQHVHQIGLRIPQDIKIATRYAWNASADLRARADSREFASGSGRRSGG; this is encoded by the coding sequence ATGCCCGGTACAACGATGACTGACGTGACCAAGGCATTGGGCTGGCAGCCCAGACGCCTGACGCAGTCGCGACATGGAGAAGCTTCGCGCATGGTTGCGCTGATGTCTTCCATGCCTTACGCAGTCGCCGGAGGCCCGTCGCGTCTGGGCTTCATGATGGAAGTGGCATCTGTCGCTGCGGGCTGCGCACTGGAGCAGGGCATGGCCATGGTGCTGGTGCCGCCGCTGGAGTCAGGTCAGCGTTCGCTGGACTTCATGAGTGTGGATGGCGTGGTGCTGATTGAGCCAGCGGCCAATGACAAACTGCTCATGGAATTGACGGCGCGTGGCTTGCCCGTCGTCTCCATTGGAAAGCCTGGCGGCCACCGCTTCAATACCGTGCCCTATGTCGATTTGCGCCCCGGTGATTCGGTACAGCATTTGCTGGAGCACTTGCAGGCGCAAGGCGCACGGCAAATCGCCATGATTCTGGGTGCGGCGGAACGAGACTCTTACGCGCAGGCGGAAGTGGCCTATCAGCACATGGCCCATGCCATGGAAATGGAGCACATGGTGCTGCGTGTGGATGAAGCCCTGGGCGAAGCTGGCGGCGGCGATGCGGCTCGCCATCTGCTGGCAAGTTATCCGCAGATTGACGCATTACTGGTCTTGGTCGATGTGCTTGCCGTCGGCGTGATGCAGCATGTGCATCAAATCGGCTTGAGAATACCGCAGGACATCAAGATTGCCACGCGCTACGCATGGAATGCGAGCGCGGACTTGCGAGCCCGCGCTGACAGCCGTGAATTTGCATCTGGATCAGGTCGCCGGTCTGGCGGTTGA
- a CDS encoding iron ABC transporter permease — translation MNMPSTLAFAMQRRRLSLWLAALLLVSLTLAITLGPVRISPQQAWLITAHEIGVRLGMNLQPGDWTSAQFQIVWRVRMPRVLLAALVGAGLALVGVAMQAMVRNPLADPYLLGVSSGASVGAVSVIAFGALAFAGELALPLGAFGGALAACTAVYFLAYANGRLQASRLILGGVAIAYCLGGITSLIVLTADQRELANSVLTWTLGSLAGTRWDELGLPAALLVIGAALLLTQARSLNALLSGEESAATLGVDTTRTRRWLFVLVSLVTGVLVALTGPIGFVGLIVPHVTRMLVGAEHRSVLPVAALTGAIFLVWVDVFSRITFAPAEVPVGVITSLLGGPFFVWMLCRKNARERLVA, via the coding sequence ATGAACATGCCTTCCACCTTGGCCTTTGCGATGCAGCGCCGCCGCCTGTCGCTGTGGCTGGCGGCCCTGCTGCTGGTGTCGCTCACGCTGGCCATCACGCTGGGGCCGGTGCGCATTTCGCCGCAGCAGGCTTGGCTGATCACGGCGCATGAGATCGGTGTGCGTCTGGGCATGAATTTGCAGCCCGGCGACTGGACATCGGCCCAATTTCAAATCGTCTGGCGCGTGCGCATGCCGCGCGTGCTGCTTGCGGCCCTCGTCGGCGCGGGCCTAGCACTGGTGGGCGTCGCCATGCAGGCTATGGTGCGCAACCCGCTGGCCGATCCGTATTTGCTGGGCGTGTCGTCCGGCGCATCGGTGGGAGCGGTCAGCGTGATTGCCTTTGGTGCACTGGCTTTTGCGGGCGAGCTGGCCCTGCCGCTGGGCGCTTTTGGCGGCGCGCTGGCTGCGTGCACGGCTGTGTATTTTCTGGCCTATGCCAATGGGCGTTTGCAGGCCTCGCGCCTGATTCTGGGTGGCGTGGCGATTGCGTATTGCCTGGGCGGTATCACCAGTCTCATCGTACTCACGGCCGATCAGCGCGAGCTGGCCAACTCGGTGCTGACCTGGACGCTGGGCAGCCTGGCCGGCACGCGCTGGGATGAACTGGGCCTGCCTGCAGCACTGCTGGTGATTGGCGCAGCCTTGCTTCTGACACAGGCACGCTCGCTTAACGCCTTGCTGTCCGGAGAGGAAAGCGCCGCGACGCTGGGCGTGGACACCACGCGCACGCGGCGCTGGCTGTTTGTGCTGGTTTCGCTGGTCACTGGCGTGCTTGTAGCCCTGACCGGGCCAATCGGCTTTGTGGGCCTGATCGTGCCCCATGTCACGCGCATGCTGGTGGGTGCCGAGCACCGCAGCGTGCTGCCTGTGGCCGCTCTGACAGGTGCCATTTTTCTGGTCTGGGTGGATGTGTTTTCGCGCATCACCTTTGCCCCTGCAGAGGTGCCGGTGGGCGTCATCACCTCGCTGCTGGGCGGCCCCTTCTTTGTCTGGATGCTGTGCCGCAAGAACGCACGCGAAAGGCTGGTGGCATGA
- a CDS encoding LysR family transcriptional regulator, with product MNVSLRQLRVFVAVAESSSFSRAADALALTQPAVSRNVTDLEQAMGLQLLHRTTREVELTEAGRLLLGSVSRVLEDLDACLQEVQGLATQRKGKVKVASSPTLSAHLLPQCIARGKQQMPDVNIQLLDRIQSDVLLSVRSGEVDFGVVIDPSEKQDLYAQTIVAEPFCLVCLSSHRLARKKEVHWSDLAGESLVLLDHASGSRRLIDAALQAHGAAASVVQDVGHTATIYSMVQQGLGLSVVPRLAIPMGWGKQAATPAKSGDSAVLLSRRLVPKVQRSIMLAKRQQRELSPVAHLVWDLIAAEALNLLDE from the coding sequence ATGAATGTAAGCCTGCGTCAATTGCGTGTTTTTGTGGCCGTTGCTGAAAGCAGCAGCTTCAGTCGTGCGGCGGATGCATTGGCCCTGACGCAACCGGCGGTAAGTCGCAATGTGACGGATCTGGAGCAAGCTATGGGCCTGCAACTGCTGCACCGCACTACGCGCGAGGTGGAGTTGACCGAGGCGGGTCGTCTGTTGCTGGGTAGTGTGTCACGTGTGCTTGAAGATCTGGATGCCTGCTTGCAGGAGGTGCAGGGACTGGCCACGCAGCGCAAGGGGAAGGTAAAAGTGGCCAGCAGCCCCACCTTGTCGGCCCATTTGCTGCCGCAGTGCATTGCGCGTGGCAAGCAGCAGATGCCGGACGTCAACATCCAATTGCTGGATCGCATTCAAAGCGATGTCTTGCTCAGCGTGCGCAGCGGTGAAGTGGATTTTGGCGTGGTGATTGACCCGTCAGAAAAGCAGGATCTATATGCGCAGACCATTGTGGCTGAGCCCTTTTGTCTGGTCTGCCTCTCATCGCACCGGCTGGCGCGCAAGAAAGAGGTGCACTGGTCTGATCTGGCGGGCGAATCGCTGGTACTGCTCGATCATGCTTCAGGCAGCCGCCGCCTGATTGATGCCGCGTTGCAGGCGCATGGGGCTGCCGCATCGGTGGTGCAGGATGTGGGGCATACGGCCACGATCTACAGCATGGTGCAGCAGGGGCTGGGCCTGAGCGTGGTGCCGCGGCTGGCCATTCCTATGGGCTGGGGCAAGCAGGCTGCAACACCGGCGAAATCAGGGGACAGCGCCGTGCTGCTCAGTCGGCGCTTGGTGCCCAAGGTGCAGCGCAGCATCATGCTGGCCAAGCGCCAGCAACGCGAGCTTTCGCCCGTCGCGCACCTGGTCTGGGACTTGATCGCTGCCGAAGCGTTGAATTTGCTGGATGAGTAA
- a CDS encoding universal stress protein, translating to MFKHILIPTDGSKLSEAAVRSGIQLAKEQGAQVTALYVMPDYSAMIYSADALMTYNAAEFEKSTQKDADKVLQFAIDIAKAEGVECKTARVMNISVNQAIVQGAQDSQCDLICMASHGRKGIAGILLGSETQRVLVNSKVPVLVHRPLV from the coding sequence ATGTTCAAGCACATTCTTATTCCTACAGACGGATCAAAACTCTCTGAGGCTGCAGTGCGCTCAGGCATTCAACTGGCTAAGGAGCAAGGCGCTCAGGTGACGGCGCTGTACGTGATGCCTGACTACTCTGCCATGATCTATAGCGCTGATGCGTTAATGACATACAACGCTGCAGAGTTCGAGAAAAGCACCCAGAAGGACGCCGACAAGGTGCTGCAGTTTGCAATCGACATTGCCAAAGCCGAAGGCGTGGAATGCAAGACGGCGCGGGTGATGAATATATCCGTCAACCAGGCGATCGTGCAGGGGGCGCAAGACAGTCAGTGCGACCTGATCTGCATGGCCTCTCACGGGCGCAAGGGTATCGCCGGCATTCTGCTGGGCAGCGAAACCCAGCGCGTGCTGGTCAACAGCAAAGTACCAGTGCTGGTGCACCGGCCTCTGGTGTAG
- a CDS encoding TonB-dependent receptor plug domain-containing protein, which yields MNHFTLPAALIGLVPAALAMAAEPVAQPTQTSATRAASAVAAAQLPTVQVTDTAEGGLGLSLPTVSGSRTGIATLDLPASLDHVDEQTWQERGDSRMADIIGRTVGMTPLSATSYSSLSFSTRGFTGTNSVGIAEDGVRLGVASSTTPYPANSWGYERVEVLRGPASIVYGSGTVGATANVVRKQPTRETVREVLVGAGSHGSAKLGLGMGGALSDTLSYRVDAYGHYTNGEHDMSRASGSKLMSTLRWQPTAALRVELLADISDEKPARYFGTPTVNGAIVPELLGRNFNTDDSDIRIKDKRVRARVQYQINDRWSVSNELYHFKADRYWRNIEAYSYNPSKQQVTLGIIWSWPMIWSRPATVWRLPCKPAHTSWSQAGR from the coding sequence ATGAATCACTTCACCTTGCCTGCCGCACTGATCGGCCTGGTACCTGCTGCACTGGCCATGGCCGCAGAACCCGTGGCCCAACCCACGCAGACCTCAGCCACCCGTGCTGCTAGCGCTGTCGCTGCGGCGCAACTTCCAACCGTTCAAGTCACCGACACTGCCGAAGGTGGCTTAGGCCTTTCATTGCCCACGGTCTCTGGCAGCCGCACCGGCATTGCCACGCTTGATTTGCCAGCCAGTCTGGATCATGTGGATGAGCAGACCTGGCAGGAGCGCGGCGACAGCCGCATGGCCGACATCATTGGCCGCACCGTGGGCATGACGCCGCTGTCTGCGACCAGCTACAGCAGCCTGTCCTTCAGCACACGTGGTTTTACGGGCACCAACTCCGTGGGCATTGCGGAGGACGGCGTGCGCCTGGGTGTGGCGTCTTCCACCACACCTTACCCTGCCAATAGCTGGGGCTATGAGCGTGTGGAAGTGCTGCGCGGACCAGCTTCCATTGTTTATGGCTCAGGTACTGTGGGAGCCACCGCCAATGTGGTGCGCAAGCAGCCCACGCGCGAGACGGTACGCGAGGTGCTGGTCGGTGCTGGCTCGCATGGCTCGGCCAAGCTGGGACTGGGCATGGGCGGTGCACTCAGCGATACCCTCAGCTACCGGGTGGATGCCTACGGGCACTACACCAACGGCGAGCACGACATGAGCCGTGCCAGCGGCAGCAAGCTGATGAGCACTCTGCGCTGGCAGCCCACGGCCGCGTTGCGCGTGGAGCTGCTGGCCGATATCAGTGATGAAAAGCCCGCGCGCTACTTTGGCACGCCCACCGTCAATGGCGCCATCGTTCCTGAGCTGCTGGGCCGCAACTTCAACACCGACGACAGCGATATCCGCATCAAGGACAAGCGCGTGCGTGCCCGGGTGCAGTACCAGATCAACGACCGGTGGAGTGTGAGCAACGAGCTCTATCACTTCAAGGCCGACCGCTACTGGCGCAATATCGAAGCCTATAGCTACAACCCCAGCAAGCAGCAAGTCACGCTGGGGATTATCTGGAGCTGGCCCATGATCTGGAGCAGACCGGCAACCGTCTGGAGACTACCCTGCAAGCCGGCGCACACAAGCTGGTCGCAGGCTGGGAGGTGA
- a CDS encoding TonB-dependent receptor, whose translation MELAHDLEQTGNRLETTLQAGAHKLVAGWEVSRARFNFARNDYAGSATIGVNEPSLSYWPNSSPMLPNYRTQATTHDFYVEDAWTLSDRWLLLAGIRRDLTDFDRKDLIGSGTFDKSLGGTAWRLGLTHKLNAQTSLYGQLSQGHDPVTNILTLNLANRDFKLTTARQIEIGLKQQFAQGQGEWTAAAYRIEKKDIITRDPNNSQLSVQGGKQSSQGLELSAVMRLSPSWRLEGNYAFVDAKYDQLIEAGGADRSGNRPSNVARNTANLWAHYTTHSSIGRWQASLGARAVGSRFADNANTALSGGYTVWDAALSWRPQARSTYRLSVRNLTDKLYTYSAVSSAKAAQAYPGEGRRVDLTAEFSF comes from the coding sequence CTGGAGCTGGCCCATGATCTGGAGCAGACCGGCAACCGTCTGGAGACTACCCTGCAAGCCGGCGCACACAAGCTGGTCGCAGGCTGGGAGGTGAGTCGCGCACGGTTCAACTTTGCGCGCAACGACTACGCCGGCAGCGCAACGATCGGTGTGAACGAGCCTTCACTGAGCTACTGGCCCAATAGCTCACCCATGCTGCCCAACTATCGCACTCAGGCCACCACGCATGACTTCTATGTCGAGGACGCCTGGACGCTTAGCGACCGTTGGCTGTTGCTGGCCGGCATTCGCCGCGATCTGACGGACTTTGACCGCAAGGACCTGATTGGCAGCGGCACGTTTGACAAAAGCCTGGGCGGCACCGCCTGGCGTCTGGGCCTGACGCATAAGCTCAACGCACAGACCAGCCTCTACGGCCAGCTCTCTCAAGGTCATGACCCGGTCACCAACATCCTGACCCTGAACCTCGCCAATCGAGATTTCAAGCTGACCACGGCGCGCCAGATCGAAATCGGCCTGAAGCAGCAGTTCGCCCAAGGCCAGGGCGAGTGGACGGCCGCCGCCTACCGCATCGAGAAAAAAGACATCATCACCCGCGACCCGAACAATAGCCAGCTGTCGGTGCAAGGCGGCAAGCAAAGCTCGCAGGGACTGGAGTTGAGCGCGGTGATGCGCCTCTCGCCCAGCTGGCGCCTGGAAGGCAATTACGCCTTTGTGGATGCCAAATACGACCAGTTGATCGAAGCCGGCGGTGCCGACCGATCGGGCAATCGCCCAAGCAATGTGGCGCGCAATACTGCCAATCTGTGGGCCCACTACACCACGCATAGCAGCATCGGTCGCTGGCAGGCATCACTGGGTGCGCGCGCAGTGGGCAGCCGCTTTGCCGATAACGCCAACACCGCTCTCAGCGGCGGCTACACCGTCTGGGATGCCGCTTTGAGCTGGCGCCCGCAGGCCCGCAGCACTTACCGCCTGTCTGTGCGCAATCTCACCGACAAGCTCTACACCTACTCGGCAGTCTCCAGTGCGAAGGCGGCTCAGGCCTATCCGGGTGAAGGTCGCCGTGTGGATCTGACAGCAGAGTTCTCGTTCTAA
- the infA gene encoding translation initiation factor IF-1, translating into MAKEELIEMQGRVDEVLPDARFRVTLDNGHQLIAYSGGKMRKHRIRVLAGDKVTLEMSPYDLNKGRLTFRHIERSGSGPAPQGQQRKR; encoded by the coding sequence TTGGCCAAAGAAGAATTGATTGAGATGCAAGGCAGAGTCGACGAAGTGTTGCCCGATGCCCGTTTTCGTGTAACGCTGGATAACGGCCACCAGTTGATCGCCTACTCCGGCGGCAAGATGCGCAAGCACCGCATTCGCGTGCTGGCCGGTGACAAGGTCACTCTGGAAATGTCTCCCTATGACCTAAACAAGGGTCGCCTGACTTTCCGTCACATCGAGCGTTCGGGCAGCGGCCCTGCGCCTCAAGGTCAGCAGCGCAAGCGCTAA